The Brassica oleracea var. oleracea cultivar TO1000 unplaced genomic scaffold, BOL UnpScaffold02362, whole genome shotgun sequence DNA segment GAGCAGATGAAAGAATGAGAGAAAATAATACTTTCTATAGCTAAGGAACTTTTACTTCCCATAACTAGTTAACCTCAAACCATTTTCTCATCATTCCCTCCAACGGATGGCCATTGGTGTAACGGAGCGATGATATGTGGTTCCTGATATGCTTATCAATGTAACGTGTGAGCTGCTCCGTTGTCACCCCCACACACCACCATGCCTCCGTGAGTTGTGTTCCCTCCAAATTGAGTAGATGACTGTTTGAAAGGCCATCCTCCTAAGAATGTGATCTATCCGAGTCTGAGCCTGTTGCAAGAGTGAGCTGACGGTATCGTTCCAATCAGGGGTAATGGCGTTTCCAAACAGCTTCCCTGCAGTGTTTAGCCAGACCGTGAAGGAGAAAGGACATGCAAAGAACATGTGATCTCTTGTTTCGTTCTTCTCTCCGCAAAGCATACAACACTGCTCTATACCCCAGTTCTTCATTCTGTCTCCCGTTGATAAACGATCCCTGAATGCAAGCCATACCTGAAAGGCGTGTCGGGGCACTGCCTGAGAGAACCAGGTGACTTTCCTCCAACTGACCTCATTCCGCTTATCCCGCAAGTTGTTCCAGGTCTTGGCAGAAGAGAAGTAAGCTTTGCATTCATCATTATCAGCCCTCCAGAGTACAGTGTCCTCTCCCGCGTCTTGGCAAGGCACATGCCACATATCTAACTTATCATATAGCTCATGATATTGCCTTTGACCTCGACTACGGATCCTCTAGCCTGTTTCACATACCGCATCTTAGACAGTAGCAGAACGAGGAACTCCCAAAGTGACTATACCAACCTCCCCCACTGCATCCAAGAGCCTACATGTGCCCATCCAATTATCAAGCCAAAAGAAGGTAGATCTCCCATCCTTAACATCATGCCTCATATGATCCAAAGCCAAGGACCTCATCTTTAATAACTTTCTCCAAGCCCATGAGCCAAGAGTGCCTTCTCGTACATCCCTGTAGGAACTATCCTTAAGCAAGTATTCCTTTGTCCAAGCCACCCATAAGGACTCTGTCTGTGTGAAGAGTAACCAGATCAGTTTCAACGCAAATACTCAGCCTGTATCTCTAAGTCTTCGCAGGCCCAAACCGCCCTCTTCTTTGGGATTGCAAACATCCTCCCAAGAAACTTTTTCTTTGTACGTAATGGTTGGCGATCCAGACCAGAGGAACGCACTGTACATGCTCTCAATGGTGTCAAGACAGCCTTTGGGTAGTAGAAACGCAGAACTCCAGAAGTTTACAGTGCTGGTGATTACCGTTTTGATGAGCTGTAGACGTCCCGCAAAGAAGAGCGCTCTGTGTGTCCATGAAAAGAACTTTTTACGGAGTTGATCGATCAAAGGTTCATAGTCAGTTTTTCTCCATACCTTTGTAGTCAAAGGCACTCTAAGGTATCATATAGGCAAGGTGTTAACTTGTA contains these protein-coding regions:
- the LOC106321666 gene encoding uncharacterized protein LOC106321666, translating into MDQFAGVSGLRINASKSSIFAAGPNSHLLTHAVWRKTDYEPLIDQLRKKFFSWTHRALFFAGRLQLIKTVITSTVNFWSSAFLLPKGCLDTIESMYSAFLWSGSPTITYKEKTESLWVAWTKEYLLKDSSYRDVREGTLGSWAWRKLLKMRSLALDHMRHDVKDGRSTFFWLDNWMGTCRLLDAVGERIRSRGQRQYHELYDKLDMWHVPCQDAGEDTVLWRADNDECKAYFSSAKTWNNLRDKRNEVSWRKVTWFSQAVPRHAFQVWLAFRDRLSTGDRMKNWGIEQCCMLCGEKNETRDHMFFACPFSFTVWLNTAGKLFGNAITPDWNDTVSSLLQQAQTRIDHILRRMAFQTVIYSIWREHNSRRHGGVWG